The DNA region TGTTATTGAGCCGGATTCCGGCCGATCGGTTGCAGCGCCGTGCCGAAAAGCCATCCCTGTGCTTCATCGCATCCGTACTGGCGCAGAAGCGTCTTCTGGCCTTCATGCTCGACGCCGCCGGCGACGGTCGAAAGCCCGAGGGCTCTGGCCATCTGCACCATACCCTGTATGAGCCACTGGCTGCGTCGCTCCCCCATATCACGAATCAGCGAACGGTCGATCTTGACTTCGCGAATCGGATAATCCTGTAGCGAACGCAGGGCACCGTAGCCCGTTCCGAAATTGTCGATGGAAAGAGAGAAGCCCATGGCGTCGAGTTCGCGCAGGATCTGTTCGGTATGGCCGCCGCGCTGAAGGGCGATGGCTTCATGGATCTCAAGCCGGACCTTCTGTGCCGGCAGGTCAAAGGCGATGACGCGGTCGGCAAGCCGGCGCACGAACTGCGGCTGGAAGAACTGCTGCGCCGAGATGTTCAGACGGAGCAGGGATGGATCTCCCCGTAGCGACCAGCGCTTCAAATTCGCCAGGCCTTCGTCGATGACCCAGTCGCCGATGGCGAGCATGAGCCCCGTCTCTTCGGCGATAGGCAGAAAGGCCTCGGGCAGCAGCAGGCCCAATCGGGGATGTTGCCATCGAAGCAGGGCTTCATAGCTGCTCACGGCGCTGCTGGTTAACGATATTGTCGGTAGAAAAACGAGGCGTAACTGGTCGTCTGGAATGGCCGCTTTGAGTTCCTGCTGCAGCGTGATGCGCTCGCGACCGAACGACCCGCGTGTGTCGGAATAGAAGGCGTACCGATCACGTCCGGCCTCCTTGCTGCGGTAGAGAGCAACATCGGCGTTGCGGATGATCTCTTCGGCGTTTTTTCCGTCGGTCGGGAAAACGGCGATACCGATTGAGGCCGAGATGTGTAATTCGAAGCCGTCGATAAAGAAGGGTTTGCCTAACTCATGGATGATCTTTTCAGCGACGATGCCGGCTGCCGGAGCGTCGGGAACGCCAGGTAAAAGAACGATAAATTCGTCGCCTCCGTTCCGCGAAACCGTATCATCGGGACGCAGAGCGCCGACAAGACGCTGCGCTACGGCGATGAGCAATCCGTCGCCGACGGCATGGCCGAGAGTGTCGTTGATGGGCTTGAAGCGGTCGAGATCGAGGAAGAGCACGGCGAAACCCTCGCCGACGCGACGGGCATGAGCAAGGGCGAGATCGATGCGATCAAGAACGAGCGTCCGGTTCGGCAGGCCGGTCAGTCCGTCATGATGCGCCTGATGTCTTATGATATCTTCGGCGATCTTCTGTTCCGTGATGTCGGCCATACTGCCGATCATGCGGAAGGGGATCTGCTCTTCATCGAGCAGAAAGGCGCCGTTATCCCGTATGTGAATATAACTATTGTTTTTTCTGCGAAAGCGGTAGTCGACGCTGTAGCGCCCGCGGGATTTCCGAGCCTGATCGAGCAGGCTCAGCGCTTCTTCGCGATCCTCGGGGTGAATATGTTCCGCCCATTCCTTGATGTTCATGGCGGCCAGCTCTTCGGCGCAGTAGCCGGTGATCTCTGAGGTGGCGCCGGCCCAGGTGATCGTCCCCGTTCGCAGATCGTAGTCATAGACCATCTGGCCGGTTTGCTGTACGACCAGCTGCAATCGCTGCTCGCTCTCTTTTAACAGGCGTTCCGTATCAGCCGACGTTGCGGGTGTTTCAATCACTGCCCAGGAATCGGCGATGCGGCACAGATGCAGCTCATGTCGCATATCTCCCGACATGGCCCAGAAAAGCGACATCTGTTCGTTTCCGTCAGCAATCGCTCTCTTCCATAGTTCGCCGATACTCGGGGGCTCCGTCGAGAAAAGGGACGGTATACCCTGTTTGAGGTATGCGGCTTGCCCGCAGCGCTGCAAGATGGTGCCATGCATGTCGGCAACGACGACGGACAGAACCTTTCGGTCCTGGCCATTAACGATTTCTATGAGTTCAGAGGGATGCATGAGGTCCGATTTGAAAAAGAAAAAGACTTTGCGACGCTCGCGCAGTATGAAGAGTATGAGAAGAGAGACGAATTCCGTCAATAGAAAAGCAGAGTATAAAGCGAAAGAGCATGATCGGATACCTCTTACTCACCTTCTTTGCCGCCGTCGTCTACCTGCTCTTTTCTGCAGGTGCGATTCGCAGCAACCCGCGTTCGGCGCGTAACTGGCTTTTTGCGCTTGCTCTTTTCAGCCTGTCCGTCTGGGCCTTCTGTTATACGTGGATGTACGCCGCCGATGACGTTGAAAGCGTGAAGCTCTGGTATCGCATATCGGCGCTTGGCTGGATTTTCAGTCCGATGTTCTATCTGCATTTTTATATGGTGCTGGCGAAATCACCGTCGGGGCCTCTTCGCTTTCTCATCCTTGCAGGCGGTTATATTGTCGCCGTCGCTCTGATCGTGCGCATGCAGTTCGCTCCGATTATGGCGGCTGACTTTATCAAACGCGACTATTACTGGGAAGAGGTGATTATCAGCCCCGATCCGTGGTTCTGGCTGCTTCTCTTCAATTCGTTCTGGACGATCGTTCTCGGAGCCTGGCTGCACTTCCGTCGTGCGCGAAGGTCTCAACGCCGTGTGGAGAAAAGGCAGGCCTGGATCATTTCGATTACGATCGCCCTGTCGGCCTTGATGATCTATCTTGTGAATGTCGTTCTGCCCGCCCTGCACGTGCGTCCGTTTCCGTCGATCGCCATCGTTCTCAACCTGATACCGGCCGGCATTATCTGGTGGGCATTTCACAAATACGATACGCTTGCGCTCACGCCCGGTATGGCCGCCGATACGATCCTGGAAAAGATCAGCGACGCCATCGTGCTTTTTGACGAAGATGGGCGTATCCTGAGCTTTAACCGAAGCGCTCGTAATCTTGTAGGGTCTTCCATCGAAGCGGGCCGTCATGTGCGCGATCTTTTTATCGAGCCTCCTTCTGTACTTGAAGAGACGCTCTCGGTTGGCGAGCAATTTCAGTTCGAGTCGACGCTCAAGCTCGATCGGCCCATCCCCGTGAGAGTGGAAGGGGCGGCCTTTCATAACGTCGCCGGCGATTATATGGGATGCTCTCTTGCCATTCGAGACATCCGAAATATCAAGCAGCTTCGTGAAGAGATCAACGAGCGCCGTCACGTTCAGGAGAAGCTTGAAGATGCGATGATCGAACTGAAGCGCGCCACAAGGGCAAGAACGGATTTCCTGACGCGCATCAGCCACGAGATACGCACGCCGATGAACGCCATTCTCGGCGCCGGTGAGCTGCTTGCCGACACCGATCTGAACGCCACACAGCGTGAGTATCTGGATTTTTCGCGAAGGGCCGGCGAAAGCCTGCTCGGACTCATCGACAATCTGCTCGACCTCTCGCGTATGGAGGCCGGTCGCTTTGAGATTTCGAAGGCTCCGTTTTCGCCGCATGATCTTGCCGAAGACGTCTGTCGTATCCTCAAGGCCGAGGCGGAGCGTAAAGGCATTCTGCTTCTGCTTGAAGAGGCGGATGTGCCTGCACTTCTCGAAGGCGACGAAAAAAGCCTGCGTCAGATTCTGCTCAATCTGGGCGGCAACGCCCTCAAATTCACGGAGAACGGACAGGTACTTCTGCGGTTTGAGGTTAACGATCAGGGCGGAAGACCGGCACTTGTAATGGTTGTGCAGGATACGGGCATCGGCATCGAGCCCGAGCAGATGGAGCGTATCTTTCAGCCGTTCATGCAGGGCGACTCTTCTATTACCCGACGCTTCGGCAGAGCAGGCCTTGGCCTTGCTATCGTTCGCGAGCTTGTCGACCGCATGGATGGCACGATGCGACTGAAAAGCGAGCCGGGACTTTTCACGCGCTTCGAGGTTTCTATTCCCGTTGTCATTCTCGAAGCATCTGTAAAGGCTCTCTCAGAAGAACAGCCGTTGACGCTTCCTGCGATTCGTCTGCTTGTCGCCGAGGATTCGCCCGAGAACCGCCAGATCGTCGCCGCTTTCTTGAAAGATCAACCCGTACTTCTGACCTTTGCCTGTGATGGAGAGGCGGCGGTACGCTGTTTTGAAGAGCAGGCCTTCGATCTCGTACTCATGGACTTACAGATGCCGGGCGTCGATGGTTATACGGCGACCCGTCGCATACGACAGATCGAAGAGGCCGATCATCGGCGTCGTACGCCCGTGCTGGCCTTCACGGCGCATGCGATGAGTGATGCCGCCGAAAATGCGACCGAGGCGGGTTGCGACGGCGTCGTCGTCAAGCCTCTGCGCCGGCGCAAGTTGCTCGAAAGCATCATCCAGTATGCCGCTTCGTCTTCCTCGTCGGAGCAGCGCTGAGCGGATCTTCTGGCCACGGATGCTTCGGATAACGCCCGCGCAGCTCTTTACGCACATCGGCATAGGTACTCGTCCAGAAGCTGCGCAGGTCGTTTGTGATCTGCACCGGTCGGCCTGCCGGCGAGAGCATATGCAGCGTCAGAGGAATGCGTCCGTCGCCGATGCGAGGCGTTTCGATCAACCCGAAAAGCTCCTGAAGCTTCACAGCGAGGACGGGGGGCCTGATTGCGTAGTCGATGCGAATGAGCGATCCGGAAGGCACGGCGATCGATTCCGGAGCAAGGCGTTCGATGAGGCGACGTTGCTCCGTGCTGAAGCGACTGAATAGAGGCGTGCTGTATTCGCTGATCGTGCCCGTCGGTCCAATAAAAGGACGCAGCCAGCGATCGGCTTCGGCGATGAGTGTGGTCGTATCGCAGGCGGGCAGATCATCGAATCCGGCCTCGCGCAGGCATTCGACCCTTTGAATCAGAGACAGGGCCTTCGCGTCGTTCGTCCATTCTTCGCCTTCGCAGATGCGACTCAGAGTAGCGTCGATGATCATTGATGCATCGGCCTCGTCACTACGCAGTACTCGGCTGCGAAGCGTGATCGCTCCGATCCTCTCTTCTTCGACGATCTGAAAGCCTGCAGCGACCGGGCGCATAACGCGCCGGATGCTGACGGAGCCCTCGCGCACGACATCTGTGGCATCGGCAGCCAGGGCCAGACGGATGCGAGCCTTTGCCTGCGTATCGAGATCGGCGACGACGA from Leptonema illini DSM 21528 includes:
- a CDS encoding putative bifunctional diguanylate cyclase/phosphodiesterase; translated protein: MSLFWAMSGDMRHELHLCRIADSWAVIETPATSADTERLLKESEQRLQLVVQQTGQMVYDYDLRTGTITWAGATSEITGYCAEELAAMNIKEWAEHIHPEDREEALSLLDQARKSRGRYSVDYRFRRKNNSYIHIRDNGAFLLDEEQIPFRMIGSMADITEQKIAEDIIRHQAHHDGLTGLPNRTLVLDRIDLALAHARRVGEGFAVLFLDLDRFKPINDTLGHAVGDGLLIAVAQRLVGALRPDDTVSRNGGDEFIVLLPGVPDAPAAGIVAEKIIHELGKPFFIDGFELHISASIGIAVFPTDGKNAEEIIRNADVALYRSKEAGRDRYAFYSDTRGSFGRERITLQQELKAAIPDDQLRLVFLPTISLTSSAVSSYEALLRWQHPRLGLLLPEAFLPIAEETGLMLAIGDWVIDEGLANLKRWSLRGDPSLLRLNISAQQFFQPQFVRRLADRVIAFDLPAQKVRLEIHEAIALQRGGHTEQILRELDAMGFSLSIDNFGTGYGALRSLQDYPIREVKIDRSLIRDMGERRSQWLIQGMVQMARALGLSTVAGGVEHEGQKTLLRQYGCDEAQGWLFGTALQPIGRNPAQ
- a CDS encoding hybrid sensor histidine kinase/response regulator, with the protein product MIGYLLLTFFAAVVYLLFSAGAIRSNPRSARNWLFALALFSLSVWAFCYTWMYAADDVESVKLWYRISALGWIFSPMFYLHFYMVLAKSPSGPLRFLILAGGYIVAVALIVRMQFAPIMAADFIKRDYYWEEVIISPDPWFWLLLFNSFWTIVLGAWLHFRRARRSQRRVEKRQAWIISITIALSALMIYLVNVVLPALHVRPFPSIAIVLNLIPAGIIWWAFHKYDTLALTPGMAADTILEKISDAIVLFDEDGRILSFNRSARNLVGSSIEAGRHVRDLFIEPPSVLEETLSVGEQFQFESTLKLDRPIPVRVEGAAFHNVAGDYMGCSLAIRDIRNIKQLREEINERRHVQEKLEDAMIELKRATRARTDFLTRISHEIRTPMNAILGAGELLADTDLNATQREYLDFSRRAGESLLGLIDNLLDLSRMEAGRFEISKAPFSPHDLAEDVCRILKAEAERKGILLLLEEADVPALLEGDEKSLRQILLNLGGNALKFTENGQVLLRFEVNDQGGRPALVMVVQDTGIGIEPEQMERIFQPFMQGDSSITRRFGRAGLGLAIVRELVDRMDGTMRLKSEPGLFTRFEVSIPVVILEASVKALSEEQPLTLPAIRLLVAEDSPENRQIVAAFLKDQPVLLTFACDGEAAVRCFEEQAFDLVLMDLQMPGVDGYTATRRIRQIEEADHRRRTPVLAFTAHAMSDAAENATEAGCDGVVVKPLRRRKLLESIIQYAASSSSSEQR